Proteins from a single region of Sneathiella aquimaris:
- a CDS encoding alpha/beta fold hydrolase: protein MSYAEKTYKSNDGLTLYYRVYGTDDSGQKSPVICLSGLTRNSGDFNNFAERYSKDRNVYALDYRGRGKSDYDPAHANYNPQTYLGDIFTFLGHEGIQNAVFVGTSLGGILSMALAALAPQYFKAVLLNDIGPQVASSGGDRIAGYVGNDVRYPSIEDAVQAQKSQYISAYPDITDAQWKAITVPAFTWDEDQSNYRPNYDIAIGVALKEQLSEEQAVDLWPFFEALKPIPTLAIRGALSDVLSAEVFAKMKAVKPDLQTLELQNRGHVPLLDEPEAIPVIDAFMDAN, encoded by the coding sequence ATGTCTTATGCAGAAAAAACATATAAATCCAATGATGGCCTGACTTTGTATTACAGGGTCTATGGGACGGATGACAGTGGGCAAAAAAGCCCCGTTATCTGTCTGTCTGGCCTGACCCGCAACAGTGGTGATTTTAATAACTTTGCAGAACGATATAGCAAAGATCGGAACGTCTATGCATTGGATTATCGAGGTCGCGGAAAATCTGACTATGACCCGGCCCATGCCAACTATAACCCACAAACCTATCTAGGGGATATTTTTACGTTTCTCGGCCATGAAGGCATTCAAAATGCTGTGTTTGTTGGCACTTCACTGGGAGGCATACTAAGCATGGCACTCGCGGCCTTGGCTCCGCAATATTTCAAGGCCGTATTGCTCAACGATATTGGACCGCAAGTAGCATCCTCTGGCGGAGATCGCATTGCCGGGTATGTGGGAAATGATGTCCGATATCCCAGTATCGAAGATGCTGTGCAGGCACAAAAATCACAATATATTTCAGCTTACCCCGACATCACGGATGCACAATGGAAAGCCATAACCGTTCCCGCTTTTACTTGGGACGAAGATCAGAGCAACTATCGTCCTAATTATGATATTGCGATCGGGGTCGCTTTAAAGGAGCAGCTAAGTGAGGAACAGGCCGTTGATCTGTGGCCTTTCTTTGAAGCCCTGAAGCCAATTCCGACGCTCGCAATTCGGGGGGCGCTGTCAGACGTTTTAAGCGCTGAGGTTTTTGCAAAAATGAAGGCAGTAAAACCAGACCTGCAAACGCTTGAGCTACAAAATAGAGGACATGTGCCTTTATTGGATGAACCAGAGGCAATCCCTGTAATTGATGCCTTCATGGACGCCAACTGA
- a CDS encoding haloacid dehalogenase type II, with translation MTRLNDVHACVFDAYGTLFDVNAAARKEQENLGENWEKLSEIWRTKQLQYTWLRSLQNNYVSFWKITEDALDFALASLNIKDDAQKERLMNLYLELDAYPEVKQTLERLKDAGLKTAILSNGSPEMLQSAVDNAGLNSVLDGIYSVQDIGIFKPHPSVYQLTVDQLGLAAGQMSFQSSNGWDAYSAKDFGFQTIWCNRFGQADEQIPSTPDCQITNLSQMLPILGIS, from the coding sequence ATGACTAGACTGAACGATGTGCATGCCTGTGTATTTGATGCTTATGGCACCTTGTTTGATGTGAATGCTGCGGCCCGTAAAGAGCAGGAAAATTTAGGAGAAAATTGGGAAAAACTTTCCGAGATCTGGCGCACGAAACAGCTTCAATATACCTGGCTACGTAGCCTGCAAAATAACTATGTCAGCTTCTGGAAAATAACAGAAGATGCGCTCGACTTTGCTCTTGCATCCCTGAATATCAAGGACGATGCCCAGAAAGAACGCCTGATGAACCTTTATCTGGAGCTGGACGCCTATCCCGAAGTGAAGCAGACCCTGGAAAGACTGAAGGATGCCGGATTAAAGACCGCTATTCTATCCAATGGCTCGCCCGAAATGTTACAATCCGCTGTGGATAACGCGGGACTGAACAGTGTGCTGGATGGCATTTACTCGGTCCAAGATATCGGTATTTTCAAACCTCATCCTTCTGTGTATCAATTGACGGTCGACCAACTGGGACTGGCAGCAGGACAGATGTCCTTTCAATCATCAAACGGTTGGGATGCCTATTCTGCCAAGGATTTTGGCTTTCAAACCATATGGTGCAACCGATTTGGGCAGGCAGATGAACAAATTCCATCCACCCCGGACTGCCAGATTACAAACCTGTCACAAATGCTCCCAATCTTGGGAATTTCGTGA